Proteins co-encoded in one Arachis hypogaea cultivar Tifrunner chromosome 13, arahy.Tifrunner.gnm2.J5K5, whole genome shotgun sequence genomic window:
- the LOC112737634 gene encoding (R,S)-reticuline 7-O-methyltransferase isoform X3, protein MMQQGVNMEDKEEMESLLGQAEIWKFMTSFTDSMALKCAVELGIADIIERHGESLPLSKIGEEIEDAASPEISMLQRIMRVLVRRKIFSAQHSENGDTLYGATRASKWILRDAKMTLAPMLLLENHPIHLNPAHYISQCIREGMQNGTAFFKCHGHEQFVMTGLDPEYNRLFNEGMVCTARVVSKAVISGYKDGFKEIKSLVDVGGGIGGSLSEIVKAFPHIKGINFDLPHVVATAPMYDGITHVGGDMFASIPQADAIYMKWILHDWSDEHCIKILKNCKKAIGESGKVIIVDHVLKPEGNDVFDDTGFAFDMMLLAHNSGGKERTQENWNCLFKETGFPRYNIININALPSIIEAFPI, encoded by the exons atgatGCAG CAAGGTGTAAACATGGAAGACAAGGAGGAGATGGAATCATTGCTTGGTCAAGCTGAAATCTGGAAGTTCATGACCAGCTTCACAGACTCCATGGCGCTAAAATGCGCCGTGGAGCTCGGCATCGCCGACATAATCGAGCGGCACGGCGAGTCGCTGCCGTTGTCGAAGATCGGCGAAGAAATTGAAGACGCGGCTTCGCCTGAGATCTCGATGCTCCAAAGAATAATGAGGGTTCTTGTAAGAAGAAAGATCTTCAGTGCTCAGCACTCGGAAAACGGAGACACGCTGTACGGAGCCACACGCGCCTCCAAGTGGATCCTACGCGACGCAAAGATGACATTGGCGCCGATGTTGCTGCTTGAGAATCATCCCATTCACTTGAACCCTGCTCACTACATTAGTCAGTGTATCAGGGAAGGAATGCAAAATGGAACTGCGTTTTTCAAGTGCCATGGCCATGAACAATTTGTTATGACAG GTTTGGACCCTGAATATAACAGGTTGTTCAATGAGGGTATGGTTTGCACTGCAAGGGTTGTGTCAAAGGCTGTGATATCAGGCTACAAAGATGGGTTCAAAGAGATTAAGTCGTTGGTTGATGTTGGAGGTGGAATTGGAGGGTCACTCTCTGAGATTGTGAAGGCATTCCCACACATCAAAGGTATTAACTTTGATTTGCCTCATGTTGTCGCAACGGCACCCATGTATGATGGTATCACCCATGTTGGTGGAGACATGTTTGCTTCCATTCCTCAAGCAGATGCTATTTacatgaag TGGATTTTACATGATTGGAGCGACGAGCACTGCATAAAGATTTTGAAGAACTGCAAGAAGGCAATAGGAGAGAGTGGGAAGGTGATAATTGTGGATCATGTTCTTAAGCCGGAAGGAAATGATGTGTTTGATGACACTGGGTTTGCCTTCGACATGATGCTTCTTGCACACAACAGTGGCGGCAAAGAAAGGACCCAAGAAAATTGGAACTGCCTGTTTAAGGAAACAGGCTTCCCTCGCTACAACATCATCAACATTAATGCTCTTCCATCAATCATTGAGGCATTCCCAATCTGA
- the LOC112737634 gene encoding (R,S)-reticuline 7-O-methyltransferase isoform X1, with protein MYNFSLLHIIGDTRHIHNTFSSFLVFAFHYYRRSVYTILLYQGVNMEDKEEMESLLGQAEIWKFMTSFTDSMALKCAVELGIADIIERHGESLPLSKIGEEIEDAASPEISMLQRIMRVLVRRKIFSAQHSENGDTLYGATRASKWILRDAKMTLAPMLLLENHPIHLNPAHYISQCIREGMQNGTAFFKCHGHEQFVMTGLDPEYNRLFNEGMVCTARVVSKAVISGYKDGFKEIKSLVDVGGGIGGSLSEIVKAFPHIKGINFDLPHVVATAPMYDGITHVGGDMFASIPQADAIYMKWILHDWSDEHCIKILKNCKKAIGESGKVIIVDHVLKPEGNDVFDDTGFAFDMMLLAHNSGGKERTQENWNCLFKETGFPRYNIININALPSIIEAFPI; from the exons ATGTATAATTTCTCATTGCTGCATATTATTGGAGACACACGCCACATACATAAtacattttcttcttttcttgttttcgcATTCCATTATTATCGTCGAAGCGTATATACCATATTGCTATAT CAAGGTGTAAACATGGAAGACAAGGAGGAGATGGAATCATTGCTTGGTCAAGCTGAAATCTGGAAGTTCATGACCAGCTTCACAGACTCCATGGCGCTAAAATGCGCCGTGGAGCTCGGCATCGCCGACATAATCGAGCGGCACGGCGAGTCGCTGCCGTTGTCGAAGATCGGCGAAGAAATTGAAGACGCGGCTTCGCCTGAGATCTCGATGCTCCAAAGAATAATGAGGGTTCTTGTAAGAAGAAAGATCTTCAGTGCTCAGCACTCGGAAAACGGAGACACGCTGTACGGAGCCACACGCGCCTCCAAGTGGATCCTACGCGACGCAAAGATGACATTGGCGCCGATGTTGCTGCTTGAGAATCATCCCATTCACTTGAACCCTGCTCACTACATTAGTCAGTGTATCAGGGAAGGAATGCAAAATGGAACTGCGTTTTTCAAGTGCCATGGCCATGAACAATTTGTTATGACAG GTTTGGACCCTGAATATAACAGGTTGTTCAATGAGGGTATGGTTTGCACTGCAAGGGTTGTGTCAAAGGCTGTGATATCAGGCTACAAAGATGGGTTCAAAGAGATTAAGTCGTTGGTTGATGTTGGAGGTGGAATTGGAGGGTCACTCTCTGAGATTGTGAAGGCATTCCCACACATCAAAGGTATTAACTTTGATTTGCCTCATGTTGTCGCAACGGCACCCATGTATGATGGTATCACCCATGTTGGTGGAGACATGTTTGCTTCCATTCCTCAAGCAGATGCTATTTacatgaag TGGATTTTACATGATTGGAGCGACGAGCACTGCATAAAGATTTTGAAGAACTGCAAGAAGGCAATAGGAGAGAGTGGGAAGGTGATAATTGTGGATCATGTTCTTAAGCCGGAAGGAAATGATGTGTTTGATGACACTGGGTTTGCCTTCGACATGATGCTTCTTGCACACAACAGTGGCGGCAAAGAAAGGACCCAAGAAAATTGGAACTGCCTGTTTAAGGAAACAGGCTTCCCTCGCTACAACATCATCAACATTAATGCTCTTCCATCAATCATTGAGGCATTCCCAATCTGA
- the LOC112737634 gene encoding (R,S)-reticuline 7-O-methyltransferase isoform X2, translated as MMSNINIFKFVYYLANYLSDDQQGVNMEDKEEMESLLGQAEIWKFMTSFTDSMALKCAVELGIADIIERHGESLPLSKIGEEIEDAASPEISMLQRIMRVLVRRKIFSAQHSENGDTLYGATRASKWILRDAKMTLAPMLLLENHPIHLNPAHYISQCIREGMQNGTAFFKCHGHEQFVMTGLDPEYNRLFNEGMVCTARVVSKAVISGYKDGFKEIKSLVDVGGGIGGSLSEIVKAFPHIKGINFDLPHVVATAPMYDGITHVGGDMFASIPQADAIYMKWILHDWSDEHCIKILKNCKKAIGESGKVIIVDHVLKPEGNDVFDDTGFAFDMMLLAHNSGGKERTQENWNCLFKETGFPRYNIININALPSIIEAFPI; from the exons atgatgtctAACATCAATATCTTCAAATTTGTTTATTACTTAGCAAATTATTTGAGTGATGATCAGCAAGGTGTAAACATGGAAGACAAGGAGGAGATGGAATCATTGCTTGGTCAAGCTGAAATCTGGAAGTTCATGACCAGCTTCACAGACTCCATGGCGCTAAAATGCGCCGTGGAGCTCGGCATCGCCGACATAATCGAGCGGCACGGCGAGTCGCTGCCGTTGTCGAAGATCGGCGAAGAAATTGAAGACGCGGCTTCGCCTGAGATCTCGATGCTCCAAAGAATAATGAGGGTTCTTGTAAGAAGAAAGATCTTCAGTGCTCAGCACTCGGAAAACGGAGACACGCTGTACGGAGCCACACGCGCCTCCAAGTGGATCCTACGCGACGCAAAGATGACATTGGCGCCGATGTTGCTGCTTGAGAATCATCCCATTCACTTGAACCCTGCTCACTACATTAGTCAGTGTATCAGGGAAGGAATGCAAAATGGAACTGCGTTTTTCAAGTGCCATGGCCATGAACAATTTGTTATGACAG GTTTGGACCCTGAATATAACAGGTTGTTCAATGAGGGTATGGTTTGCACTGCAAGGGTTGTGTCAAAGGCTGTGATATCAGGCTACAAAGATGGGTTCAAAGAGATTAAGTCGTTGGTTGATGTTGGAGGTGGAATTGGAGGGTCACTCTCTGAGATTGTGAAGGCATTCCCACACATCAAAGGTATTAACTTTGATTTGCCTCATGTTGTCGCAACGGCACCCATGTATGATGGTATCACCCATGTTGGTGGAGACATGTTTGCTTCCATTCCTCAAGCAGATGCTATTTacatgaag TGGATTTTACATGATTGGAGCGACGAGCACTGCATAAAGATTTTGAAGAACTGCAAGAAGGCAATAGGAGAGAGTGGGAAGGTGATAATTGTGGATCATGTTCTTAAGCCGGAAGGAAATGATGTGTTTGATGACACTGGGTTTGCCTTCGACATGATGCTTCTTGCACACAACAGTGGCGGCAAAGAAAGGACCCAAGAAAATTGGAACTGCCTGTTTAAGGAAACAGGCTTCCCTCGCTACAACATCATCAACATTAATGCTCTTCCATCAATCATTGAGGCATTCCCAATCTGA
- the LOC112737633 gene encoding uncharacterized protein isoform X1 — protein sequence MLCRARTPPTSTSEPAFFKSTFPSLTSFLLLKVDEDEIYWRHRKKDEELEWSHNSTHLVSQFAQCFSNAMVGSRSWIGALFSRSNTRRNADYLLTQIQEQRLQRLQERMNVPFDEARPDHQEALCSLWHCAFPNVSLKGLISDQWKEMGWQGPNPSTDFRGCGFISLENLLYFVRTYPTSFNRLMTKKGGKRATWEYPFAVAGINISYMLIQMLDLHSEKPRCLPGINFVRLLGEDEEAFDVLFCVAFEMMDAQWLAMCAEYMDFNEVLRATRLQLERELSLEDIHRIQDLPAYNLLYQ from the exons ATGCTATGCAGAGCACGGACACCACCCACCTCCACTTCTGAACCAGCTTTTTTCAAATCTACTTTTCCATCACTAACTTCATTTTTACTCCTTAAA GTTGATGAAGATGAGATTTATTGGAGACATAGAAAGAAAGATGAAGAGTTGGAATGGTCACATAATTCCACTCACTTAGTATCTCAGTTTGCTCAATGTTTTT CTAATGCTATGGTTGGATCAAGATCATGGATAGGAGCACTCTTTAGCCGCAGTAACACTCGAAGAAATGCTGACTATCTTTTGACACAAATCCAG GAGCAAAGACTTCAAAGACTTCAAGAACGGATGAATGTTCCATTCGATGAGGCTCGACCGGATCATCAA GAAGCATTGTGTTCATTGTGGCATTGTGCCTTTCCAAATGTCTCTCTGAAAGGCTTGATATCTGATCAATGGAAAGAAATGGGATGGCAAGGTCCTAATCCATCAACAGACTTTAG GGGGTGCGGCTTCATTTCGCTCGAAAACCTACTCTATTTCGTGAGGACTTATCCG ACATCTTTTAACAGGTTGATGACAAAGAAAGGAGGAAAGCGAGCGACATGGGAGTATCCGTTTGCCGTTGCTGGCATTAACATATCATATATGTTGATACAGATGCTGGATTTACACTCAG AGAAGCCTAGATGTCTTCCGGGCATTAATTTTGTCAGGTTATTAGGAG AAGATGAAGAAGCATTCGATGTTCTATTTTGTGTAGCGTTCGAGATGATGGATGCGCAGTGGCTTGCTATGTGTGCAGAGTACATGGACTTCAat GAGGTTCTACGAGCGACGCGGCTGCAATTGGAGAGAGAGCTATCCTTAGAAGACATCCATAGAATACAAGACTTACCTGCTTACAACCTCTTGTATCAATAG
- the LOC112737634 gene encoding (R,S)-reticuline 7-O-methyltransferase isoform X4 yields the protein MEDKEEMESLLGQAEIWKFMTSFTDSMALKCAVELGIADIIERHGESLPLSKIGEEIEDAASPEISMLQRIMRVLVRRKIFSAQHSENGDTLYGATRASKWILRDAKMTLAPMLLLENHPIHLNPAHYISQCIREGMQNGTAFFKCHGHEQFVMTGLDPEYNRLFNEGMVCTARVVSKAVISGYKDGFKEIKSLVDVGGGIGGSLSEIVKAFPHIKGINFDLPHVVATAPMYDGITHVGGDMFASIPQADAIYMKWILHDWSDEHCIKILKNCKKAIGESGKVIIVDHVLKPEGNDVFDDTGFAFDMMLLAHNSGGKERTQENWNCLFKETGFPRYNIININALPSIIEAFPI from the exons ATGGAAGACAAGGAGGAGATGGAATCATTGCTTGGTCAAGCTGAAATCTGGAAGTTCATGACCAGCTTCACAGACTCCATGGCGCTAAAATGCGCCGTGGAGCTCGGCATCGCCGACATAATCGAGCGGCACGGCGAGTCGCTGCCGTTGTCGAAGATCGGCGAAGAAATTGAAGACGCGGCTTCGCCTGAGATCTCGATGCTCCAAAGAATAATGAGGGTTCTTGTAAGAAGAAAGATCTTCAGTGCTCAGCACTCGGAAAACGGAGACACGCTGTACGGAGCCACACGCGCCTCCAAGTGGATCCTACGCGACGCAAAGATGACATTGGCGCCGATGTTGCTGCTTGAGAATCATCCCATTCACTTGAACCCTGCTCACTACATTAGTCAGTGTATCAGGGAAGGAATGCAAAATGGAACTGCGTTTTTCAAGTGCCATGGCCATGAACAATTTGTTATGACAG GTTTGGACCCTGAATATAACAGGTTGTTCAATGAGGGTATGGTTTGCACTGCAAGGGTTGTGTCAAAGGCTGTGATATCAGGCTACAAAGATGGGTTCAAAGAGATTAAGTCGTTGGTTGATGTTGGAGGTGGAATTGGAGGGTCACTCTCTGAGATTGTGAAGGCATTCCCACACATCAAAGGTATTAACTTTGATTTGCCTCATGTTGTCGCAACGGCACCCATGTATGATGGTATCACCCATGTTGGTGGAGACATGTTTGCTTCCATTCCTCAAGCAGATGCTATTTacatgaag TGGATTTTACATGATTGGAGCGACGAGCACTGCATAAAGATTTTGAAGAACTGCAAGAAGGCAATAGGAGAGAGTGGGAAGGTGATAATTGTGGATCATGTTCTTAAGCCGGAAGGAAATGATGTGTTTGATGACACTGGGTTTGCCTTCGACATGATGCTTCTTGCACACAACAGTGGCGGCAAAGAAAGGACCCAAGAAAATTGGAACTGCCTGTTTAAGGAAACAGGCTTCCCTCGCTACAACATCATCAACATTAATGCTCTTCCATCAATCATTGAGGCATTCCCAATCTGA
- the LOC140177483 gene encoding uncharacterized protein, with product MVWKFDNKSVFTTRSVIQAIQAETIPTEITSYSFTSSVWKGFVPPRIELFGWFVLVDRVNINERLAKIGVNILGDSLCVMCTKELESAEHLFLRCEVAWQVWCKWLRSLGREWVIPGTIREMFESWRGLHNRQQGLKMWMTVFFAVIWNIWLERNARIFKNTRASLEVIHTMTVMSYTEWRGGDSGGGC from the coding sequence ATGGTGTGGAAGTTTGACAATAAAAGTGTTTTCACTACTCGCTCTGTGATACAGGCTATACAAGCGGAGACCATTCCGACTGAAATAACGAGCTATAGCTTCACGAGCTCCGTTTGGAAAGGTTTTGTACCTCCGAGAATTGAGCTCTTTGGGTGGTTTGTGTTAGTTGATCGAGTTAACATCAATGAGCGGTTGGCTAAAATAGGAGTCAACATTCTGGGAGATAGTTTGTGTGTAATGTGTACTAAGGAATTAGAATCTGCTGAACATTTATTCCTTAGGTGCGAGGtagcttggcaggtgtggtgcaagTGGTTGAGGTCACTAGGTAGAGAGTGGGTGATCCCTGGAACCATTAGAGAAATGTTTGAAAGCTGGCGTGGCTTGCATAATAGACAACAAGGGCTGAAGATGTGGATGACAGTGTTCTTTGCAGTAATTTGGAACATCTGGTTGGAACGGAATGCACGAATCTTTAAGAATACAAGAGCAAGCCTGGAGGTCATCCACACAATGACGGTGATGAGCTATACAGAATGGCGTGGTGGTGATTCTGGGGGAGGCTGTTGA
- the LOC112737633 gene encoding uncharacterized protein isoform X2, whose amino-acid sequence MRLRKRKRCFPSCSSLHKVDEDEIYWRHRKKDEELEWSHNSTHLVSQFAQCFSNAMVGSRSWIGALFSRSNTRRNADYLLTQIQEQRLQRLQERMNVPFDEARPDHQEALCSLWHCAFPNVSLKGLISDQWKEMGWQGPNPSTDFRGCGFISLENLLYFVRTYPTSFNRLMTKKGGKRATWEYPFAVAGINISYMLIQMLDLHSEKPRCLPGINFVRLLGEDEEAFDVLFCVAFEMMDAQWLAMCAEYMDFNEVLRATRLQLERELSLEDIHRIQDLPAYNLLYQ is encoded by the exons ATGAGATTGAGAAAGAGGAAACGATGTTTTCCTTCTTGCTCCTCTCTTCACAAA GTTGATGAAGATGAGATTTATTGGAGACATAGAAAGAAAGATGAAGAGTTGGAATGGTCACATAATTCCACTCACTTAGTATCTCAGTTTGCTCAATGTTTTT CTAATGCTATGGTTGGATCAAGATCATGGATAGGAGCACTCTTTAGCCGCAGTAACACTCGAAGAAATGCTGACTATCTTTTGACACAAATCCAG GAGCAAAGACTTCAAAGACTTCAAGAACGGATGAATGTTCCATTCGATGAGGCTCGACCGGATCATCAA GAAGCATTGTGTTCATTGTGGCATTGTGCCTTTCCAAATGTCTCTCTGAAAGGCTTGATATCTGATCAATGGAAAGAAATGGGATGGCAAGGTCCTAATCCATCAACAGACTTTAG GGGGTGCGGCTTCATTTCGCTCGAAAACCTACTCTATTTCGTGAGGACTTATCCG ACATCTTTTAACAGGTTGATGACAAAGAAAGGAGGAAAGCGAGCGACATGGGAGTATCCGTTTGCCGTTGCTGGCATTAACATATCATATATGTTGATACAGATGCTGGATTTACACTCAG AGAAGCCTAGATGTCTTCCGGGCATTAATTTTGTCAGGTTATTAGGAG AAGATGAAGAAGCATTCGATGTTCTATTTTGTGTAGCGTTCGAGATGATGGATGCGCAGTGGCTTGCTATGTGTGCAGAGTACATGGACTTCAat GAGGTTCTACGAGCGACGCGGCTGCAATTGGAGAGAGAGCTATCCTTAGAAGACATCCATAGAATACAAGACTTACCTGCTTACAACCTCTTGTATCAATAG
- the LOC112737633 gene encoding uncharacterized protein isoform X3: MVGSRSWIGALFSRSNTRRNADYLLTQIQEQRLQRLQERMNVPFDEARPDHQEALCSLWHCAFPNVSLKGLISDQWKEMGWQGPNPSTDFRGCGFISLENLLYFVRTYPTSFNRLMTKKGGKRATWEYPFAVAGINISYMLIQMLDLHSEKPRCLPGINFVRLLGEDEEAFDVLFCVAFEMMDAQWLAMCAEYMDFNEVLRATRLQLERELSLEDIHRIQDLPAYNLLYQ; this comes from the exons ATGGTTGGATCAAGATCATGGATAGGAGCACTCTTTAGCCGCAGTAACACTCGAAGAAATGCTGACTATCTTTTGACACAAATCCAG GAGCAAAGACTTCAAAGACTTCAAGAACGGATGAATGTTCCATTCGATGAGGCTCGACCGGATCATCAA GAAGCATTGTGTTCATTGTGGCATTGTGCCTTTCCAAATGTCTCTCTGAAAGGCTTGATATCTGATCAATGGAAAGAAATGGGATGGCAAGGTCCTAATCCATCAACAGACTTTAG GGGGTGCGGCTTCATTTCGCTCGAAAACCTACTCTATTTCGTGAGGACTTATCCG ACATCTTTTAACAGGTTGATGACAAAGAAAGGAGGAAAGCGAGCGACATGGGAGTATCCGTTTGCCGTTGCTGGCATTAACATATCATATATGTTGATACAGATGCTGGATTTACACTCAG AGAAGCCTAGATGTCTTCCGGGCATTAATTTTGTCAGGTTATTAGGAG AAGATGAAGAAGCATTCGATGTTCTATTTTGTGTAGCGTTCGAGATGATGGATGCGCAGTGGCTTGCTATGTGTGCAGAGTACATGGACTTCAat GAGGTTCTACGAGCGACGCGGCTGCAATTGGAGAGAGAGCTATCCTTAGAAGACATCCATAGAATACAAGACTTACCTGCTTACAACCTCTTGTATCAATAG